One genomic window of Anaplasma centrale str. Israel includes the following:
- a CDS encoding GNAT family N-acetyltransferase produces the protein MHFSSLATDNLREYMLYAVNMSGGTVRTIGNLILTINSRPDSLFNYVFPTDGTYEECEQSAKNALDYLEKEKIDTTWVVDSHTKGLGRAVDKLGFAAPNVVKKAFMKIPMHAYIKNHGLSLVLEAVNTDSALAELDCMASKIFYCNVNDLAILLKGMVKHQPPDLRFFLAKLHGATVGLCGMYVRNQVVGLYSDGVLPEYRNMGIASDMVLQRLEMARELHRCRYAVAQCVEQSVGVYSRLGFRMTGNLSLYASLMA, from the coding sequence ATGCATTTTTCTTCTTTAGCCACAGACAACCTCAGGGAGTACATGCTATACGCAGTTAACATGTCAGGGGGGACAGTCCGCACAATAGGCAACTTGATACTCACAATAAACAGTCGCCCTGATTCCCTGTTCAATTACGTATTCCCCACAGATGGCACATACGAGGAGTGTGAGCAATCTGCAAAAAACGCCCTGGATTATCTTGAAAAAGAAAAAATCGACACAACATGGGTTGTGGACTCCCACACAAAGGGGCTTGGTAGGGCGGTGGACAAATTAGGATTTGCCGCGCCAAATGTGGTGAAGAAGGCATTCATGAAGATACCAATGCACGCCTATATCAAGAACCATGGCTTAAGTCTTGTACTAGAAGCCGTGAACACGGACTCTGCATTGGCTGAACTCGATTGTATGGCATCGAAAATTTTCTATTGCAATGTGAACGATCTGGCAATACTGTTGAAGGGGATGGTTAAGCATCAGCCTCCGGACCTCAGGTTCTTCCTTGCCAAGCTACACGGTGCTACGGTGGGGCTGTGTGGAATGTACGTCCGTAATCAGGTAGTGGGCCTATATAGCGACGGGGTGCTACCGGAGTATAGGAATATGGGCATAGCTAGTGACATGGTGCTGCAGAGACTAGAGATGGCCAGGGAGCTGCACAGGTGCAGGTACGCCGTGGCTCAGTGCGTTGAGCAGTCCGTGGGCGTGTATAGCAGGTTGGGGTTCAGGATGACTGGAAATTTGTCGCTATATGCCTCCCTTATGGCATAA
- a CDS encoding phosphatidylglycerophosphatase A, whose translation MAPGTVGSAAALLFFPVVASSADGGAFLVVAVFVLGLWAVARYLKDNPEKHDPAEVVVDEVCGQTLVFTIPCVLARHGAPFIHLPNDSLHRVVFLCSGFVCFRIFDIAKPWPICIVDARVGGAMGVMLDDVAAAVFASVACLAVVSASVM comes from the coding sequence GTGGCCCCTGGTACCGTGGGGAGTGCCGCGGCGCTTCTGTTCTTCCCCGTGGTGGCTTCCAGCGCAGATGGCGGCGCTTTCCTGGTGGTCGCGGTGTTCGTCCTGGGCTTATGGGCTGTAGCCCGCTACCTTAAGGATAATCCAGAAAAGCACGATCCGGCCGAGGTCGTCGTTGATGAGGTCTGCGGACAGACACTCGTATTCACGATACCCTGTGTACTGGCACGGCACGGTGCGCCATTCATACACTTACCCAACGATTCACTACATAGGGTAGTTTTTCTGTGTTCCGGGTTTGTGTGCTTTAGAATTTTTGACATCGCAAAGCCGTGGCCGATATGCATAGTAGACGCTCGAGTAGGGGGGGCTATGGGTGTTATGCTGGATGACGTAGCCGCTGCTGTATTCGCATCTGTTGCGTGCCTCGCGGTGGTAAGTGCAAGTGTCATGTAG
- the iscX gene encoding Fe-S cluster assembly protein IscX: MKWVDVEDIACSLEDAYPNQDIFALRFTELKSMVVGLPEFDDNTDGCNEKILEAIQMAWSAERDE, from the coding sequence GTGAAGTGGGTCGATGTGGAAGATATAGCTTGCTCGCTGGAAGATGCCTACCCAAACCAGGACATTTTCGCCCTCAGATTTACCGAATTAAAGTCCATGGTAGTTGGCCTGCCAGAATTTGACGATAACACCGACGGGTGCAACGAAAAAATCTTAGAAGCAATACAAATGGCTTGGAGCGCGGAAAGGGATGAGTGA
- the clpP gene encoding ATP-dependent Clp endopeptidase proteolytic subunit ClpP — protein sequence MNLVPMVVEQTSRGERAYDIYSRLLKERIIFITGTVEDNMASLIVAQLVFLEAENPEKDISLYINSPGGVVTAGLSIYDTMQYIKPKVSTLCLGQAASMGALLLAGGEPGMRYALPNSRIMVHQPSGGFRGQATDIEIHAREILEIKRRLNEIYVKHTGKSLEEIESSMERDNFMVAEKAKDFGIVDKVIDKRGGEQI from the coding sequence ATGAACTTAGTACCGATGGTGGTTGAGCAGACCAGCAGGGGAGAGCGCGCGTATGATATATACTCCAGGTTGTTGAAGGAGAGGATAATATTCATAACCGGCACCGTGGAAGACAATATGGCCAGCCTCATTGTAGCGCAGCTCGTGTTTCTCGAGGCTGAAAATCCCGAGAAGGACATATCTCTATACATAAACTCTCCCGGGGGAGTGGTCACCGCGGGCCTGTCTATATACGACACCATGCAGTATATAAAGCCTAAGGTATCCACATTGTGCTTGGGCCAGGCGGCGTCTATGGGCGCGCTGCTGTTGGCAGGTGGGGAGCCTGGTATGCGATATGCACTTCCAAATTCTAGGATAATGGTGCACCAGCCTTCTGGTGGCTTCCGCGGCCAAGCTACTGACATAGAAATACATGCCAGGGAGATATTGGAGATCAAACGCAGGCTGAACGAGATATACGTCAAGCATACTGGAAAATCCCTTGAGGAAATAGAAAGCAGCATGGAGCGCGATAACTTCATGGTTGCGGAAAAGGCCAAAGATTTTGGTATAGTCGACAAGGTGATAGACAAGCGGGGAGGGGAGCAGATATAG
- the tig gene encoding trigger factor: MQRFYVVKEVLNDGLKRGYEFTVENGYLEQKVDDRLREIAANVRMDGFRKGKVSLDLVRRSCGEDVVKEVLSGVIDDASSQFMKEGGFGDVITSEVRVTSHPKVCSTEGKGGDLVYELQFELMPEVPSVNPEDIALKEMEAEVGQEDVDKFIGELKARYPSFVVSDSPKRRAAAGDKVVIDYNSSFKGKALRGGSAKGFVAVLGGGHLPKEFEDKITGMKVGDVKEFKLGFPSDYRVRLFAGKEVEMSVKLVSIMVPKDIGDHEELAKSCGFGCAEDMINFATESLKGRFAFMSDALMRKELFDHMETIYQGQVPESVVSQESARIRRELAQSELEAMGEDGILKEAERRVRLGMLLMKVSQDNNIAVEARDISAFVQSNYLNYGASLESVLKLLRSNQGVRDHIRGKVLEDKVVRYMVAKAKKERQNVPAGDLKSLFESI; the protein is encoded by the coding sequence ATGCAGCGGTTCTACGTTGTAAAAGAGGTTTTGAATGATGGGCTGAAGCGCGGGTACGAATTCACCGTCGAAAATGGGTACCTGGAGCAGAAAGTGGATGATAGGCTGCGTGAGATTGCAGCGAATGTCAGGATGGATGGTTTCAGAAAAGGGAAGGTTTCCTTAGATCTTGTGCGGCGCAGTTGCGGTGAGGACGTCGTCAAGGAGGTGCTTTCTGGGGTGATTGACGATGCTTCGTCGCAGTTCATGAAGGAAGGTGGATTTGGGGATGTTATCACCTCGGAGGTTAGGGTTACTTCTCACCCTAAGGTGTGCTCTACAGAAGGAAAAGGCGGGGATCTGGTATACGAACTGCAGTTCGAGTTGATGCCGGAGGTTCCGTCCGTCAATCCAGAAGACATTGCACTCAAGGAAATGGAGGCAGAGGTCGGGCAGGAGGACGTTGATAAGTTTATTGGCGAACTCAAAGCTCGGTACCCTAGTTTTGTCGTGTCAGATAGCCCAAAACGGCGCGCAGCCGCTGGAGACAAGGTTGTAATCGACTATAACAGTTCGTTCAAGGGCAAGGCACTGAGGGGCGGAAGCGCGAAGGGCTTTGTGGCAGTGCTCGGCGGAGGCCATCTGCCCAAAGAGTTCGAAGACAAAATAACCGGGATGAAGGTTGGGGACGTCAAGGAGTTCAAGCTTGGGTTTCCGAGCGACTATAGAGTGAGGCTCTTTGCCGGCAAAGAAGTTGAGATGTCAGTGAAACTTGTGAGCATCATGGTCCCCAAGGATATTGGCGATCATGAAGAGCTGGCGAAGAGCTGCGGATTTGGTTGCGCCGAAGACATGATCAACTTTGCTACTGAAAGCCTAAAGGGCCGTTTTGCCTTTATGAGCGATGCCCTAATGCGTAAGGAGTTGTTTGACCATATGGAAACAATCTACCAAGGCCAAGTTCCGGAATCTGTGGTGTCTCAAGAGTCCGCAAGAATTAGGCGTGAACTTGCCCAGAGCGAGCTTGAAGCCATGGGGGAAGATGGCATCTTGAAAGAAGCTGAGCGGCGCGTGAGGCTGGGTATGCTGTTGATGAAGGTTTCTCAAGATAACAACATCGCCGTGGAGGCACGTGACATTTCGGCGTTTGTTCAGTCTAACTATCTGAACTATGGGGCAAGTTTGGAGAGTGTGCTCAAGCTTTTGAGGTCTAATCAGGGAGTTAGAGATCACATAAGGGGGAAAGTGCTTGAGGACAAGGTGGTCAGATATATGGTTGCCAAGGCCAAGAAAGAAAGGCAGAATGTGCCCGCCGGAGATCTAAAGTCGCTTTTCGAGAGTATCTAG
- the clpX gene encoding ATP-dependent Clp protease ATP-binding subunit ClpX, which produces MSEARKGAYSCSFCGKLHSEVRKLIAGPRVYICNECVELCSGILQEEGRPARQGGFDLKPPEIKQVLDEYVIGQEHSKKVLSVAVYNHYKRLRNSGVISEVEISKSNVLLIGPTGSGKTLLARTLARVLQVPFAMADATTLTEAGYVGEDVENILLKLLQAANFNVEAAQRGIIYIDEVDKISRKSENASITRDVSGEGVQQALLKVIEGTVSSVPPQGGRKHPHQEFIQINTDNILFIFGGAFDGLEKIIEARNRGSCMGFEANVQKIADKRKDILCYTEPEDLVKFGLIPEFVGRIPVVTSLGRLDEETLYRILVEPKNSLVKQYTKLFEMDNLELKFDNAALLAVAKKAVARNTGARGLRAIMESLLLDFMFNPLGCEGGKVVVDAAMVEDVMMSRNCFESG; this is translated from the coding sequence ATGTCAGAGGCTAGAAAAGGCGCCTATAGCTGCTCGTTTTGTGGAAAGCTTCACAGCGAGGTGAGGAAGCTCATAGCTGGGCCTAGAGTTTACATCTGTAACGAGTGTGTAGAGCTCTGCAGCGGGATATTGCAGGAAGAAGGCAGGCCCGCGAGGCAGGGTGGGTTTGACCTAAAGCCTCCGGAGATAAAGCAGGTGTTGGACGAGTACGTCATAGGGCAGGAGCACTCCAAGAAGGTGCTGTCGGTTGCCGTCTACAACCACTACAAGCGTCTGCGAAATTCTGGAGTCATCAGCGAGGTTGAGATATCAAAATCCAACGTGTTGCTGATAGGCCCAACTGGCTCAGGGAAGACCTTGCTCGCACGTACGCTGGCGAGAGTGTTGCAGGTCCCATTTGCCATGGCGGATGCCACAACGCTGACCGAGGCCGGGTACGTTGGTGAGGATGTAGAAAATATTCTGCTTAAGCTATTGCAAGCTGCCAACTTTAACGTGGAGGCGGCACAGCGGGGCATTATATACATTGACGAGGTCGATAAAATCTCACGGAAGTCGGAGAATGCCTCAATAACCCGCGATGTTTCTGGGGAAGGAGTCCAGCAGGCGTTGCTGAAAGTGATCGAGGGCACCGTCTCTTCCGTTCCACCTCAGGGCGGCAGAAAGCACCCCCACCAGGAGTTTATACAGATAAACACTGATAACATCCTGTTCATTTTCGGTGGAGCGTTTGACGGCCTTGAGAAAATTATTGAGGCGAGGAATCGCGGCAGCTGTATGGGCTTTGAAGCAAATGTTCAAAAGATCGCCGATAAACGCAAGGACATTTTGTGCTATACTGAACCTGAGGACCTCGTAAAGTTTGGATTGATACCAGAGTTTGTCGGGAGGATACCGGTTGTCACCTCCCTGGGCAGGCTGGACGAGGAAACCCTTTATCGCATATTAGTGGAACCAAAGAACTCTTTGGTTAAGCAGTATACTAAGCTATTTGAAATGGACAACCTTGAGCTGAAATTCGACAACGCAGCTCTCTTAGCTGTTGCAAAGAAGGCTGTTGCTCGGAATACTGGAGCCAGAGGATTACGGGCCATTATGGAATCTTTGTTACTCGACTTCATGTTTAACCCTTTAGGCTGCGAGGGCGGTAAGGTTGTTGTCGACGCTGCCATGGTTGAGGATGTTATGATGAGCAGAAACTGTTTTGAGAGTGGCTAG
- a CDS encoding type IV secretion system protein VirB7: MVVFMRFSRVVLLLLVAAFGLQGCILFSKEERKIKSPCVRAGNGQQTCERHPVNQWWLG; the protein is encoded by the coding sequence GTGGTGGTTTTTATGAGATTTTCTAGGGTGGTGCTCTTGCTTCTTGTCGCTGCATTCGGGCTGCAGGGGTGCATACTGTTTTCCAAGGAAGAGCGTAAGATTAAGAGCCCATGCGTCAGGGCTGGTAATGGCCAACAAACGTGTGAGCGTCATCCGGTGAATCAGTGGTGGCTTGGGTGA
- a CDS encoding rhodanese-related sulfurtransferase, with the protein MGYVIAAFYRFVHLHNYYDMKPVILEFCLSRGIKGTVILAEQGINATIAGSRQSIGEFFSFLDSDDRLRGMKYHESHSDREPFAKMKVRLKREVVRLGIDGFDCSLRGEYIDPRDWDEFVSSPDVHVIDTRNDYEVRLGRFKGAIDPGTSSFREFPEWARNWALDKERDACVAMYCTGGIRCEKSTAFMRSLGFRNVYHLRGGILNYLETMRGDDSLWEGECFVFDDRIAVDRNVSPSEDIKCIKCAGEVDASDLRSVSKGNIMCWDCRLQA; encoded by the coding sequence ATGGGTTACGTTATTGCGGCCTTTTACCGCTTTGTCCACCTGCACAATTACTATGACATGAAGCCTGTGATTTTGGAGTTTTGCTTGTCACGCGGCATTAAAGGAACTGTGATTCTGGCCGAGCAGGGCATCAATGCGACTATAGCCGGAAGCCGCCAATCCATAGGGGAGTTTTTTTCTTTTTTAGACTCGGATGACCGGCTGCGTGGCATGAAATATCACGAGAGCCACTCCGATAGAGAGCCATTTGCCAAGATGAAAGTTCGGCTGAAGCGTGAGGTGGTGCGCCTGGGCATCGACGGGTTTGACTGCTCGCTTAGGGGAGAGTACATTGACCCCCGCGACTGGGACGAGTTTGTGTCTTCTCCTGATGTGCATGTGATTGACACGAGAAACGACTATGAAGTCAGGCTAGGTAGGTTCAAAGGCGCGATAGACCCCGGCACTTCTTCGTTTAGAGAGTTCCCTGAGTGGGCAAGGAACTGGGCGCTGGATAAGGAGAGGGATGCCTGCGTTGCCATGTACTGCACTGGGGGCATAAGGTGCGAGAAGTCTACTGCCTTTATGCGTAGTTTGGGCTTTCGGAACGTTTACCATCTCAGAGGTGGCATACTGAATTACCTGGAAACTATGCGCGGCGATGATAGCCTGTGGGAGGGAGAGTGCTTCGTTTTTGATGATAGAATAGCTGTCGATCGAAACGTGTCTCCCAGCGAGGATATAAAATGCATTAAGTGTGCGGGTGAGGTGGATGCCAGCGATCTCCGCTCTGTGTCCAAGGGGAACATCATGTGTTGGGACTGCAGGCTACAGGCATGA
- a CDS encoding PAS-domain containing protein, with translation MFTYAAAYVLVFVLAILVVFCFYTSLSISDFRHNNNLLTSLLLSLGDGFYLWDEKKRVERFSPNLQMLLNSVFCSFNELANFFEESDQLRKNFAEARRINKSFTMDLKGKDAEIYCSCYGQSIVDDQDRVVGVLLWIQNVTGGRSLVASLNHKNTKLARELNNCSSIIDALPYPVWKRNKSAEVEMHNPFYLKLMQNNQGDTLVRQLSSRVAGSETEFQEKAFMIVDNERRLYLLTEMKTADGGSVGYGQDITQSWQLTQEIKGHSKAQKSILGSLPCAAALYGSDGRLLFFNSHFSKFWQLDQSWMRSGATYSEVIQMMHEKGFVDDGSFELLKKQQYELFGKLTEPYHDTLVLQDGTVLEVSVVPNHKQELLFLYSRVKD, from the coding sequence ATGTTTACGTATGCTGCCGCCTATGTCTTGGTCTTCGTCCTGGCGATTCTGGTGGTTTTTTGTTTTTATACCAGTTTAAGCATAAGCGATTTTCGCCACAATAACAACTTGCTGACCAGTCTACTACTTTCCTTGGGAGACGGGTTTTACCTTTGGGACGAGAAAAAGCGCGTGGAACGCTTCTCCCCCAATCTGCAGATGCTGCTGAACAGCGTATTCTGCTCTTTCAACGAACTAGCAAACTTTTTTGAAGAATCTGATCAGCTGAGGAAAAACTTCGCTGAAGCCCGTAGGATCAACAAGTCCTTCACCATGGATCTGAAAGGGAAGGACGCGGAGATTTACTGTTCGTGTTATGGCCAAAGCATAGTTGATGACCAGGACAGGGTAGTTGGCGTGCTGCTGTGGATTCAGAATGTGACTGGGGGGAGGTCGCTCGTTGCAAGCCTTAACCACAAAAACACGAAGTTGGCGCGGGAGCTTAATAACTGTAGCAGCATAATCGACGCGCTACCTTACCCGGTTTGGAAGCGCAATAAGAGCGCCGAAGTGGAGATGCATAATCCTTTCTACCTAAAGCTGATGCAAAACAATCAGGGCGATACACTGGTCAGGCAGCTTAGTTCCAGGGTTGCGGGTAGCGAGACTGAATTTCAGGAGAAAGCGTTCATGATCGTCGACAACGAGAGAAGGCTTTATTTGCTGACAGAAATGAAAACTGCGGATGGGGGCTCTGTCGGGTATGGGCAGGACATTACACAAAGTTGGCAGCTCACACAAGAAATAAAAGGCCATTCGAAAGCACAGAAGAGCATTCTTGGTAGCTTGCCGTGTGCTGCGGCACTATATGGTAGTGACGGGAGATTGTTGTTCTTTAACAGCCATTTCAGCAAGTTCTGGCAACTAGACCAGTCATGGATGAGGAGCGGTGCGACCTACTCAGAGGTGATACAAATGATGCACGAAAAGGGATTTGTGGATGACGGGTCTTTTGAGCTACTAAAAAAGCAGCAGTACGAGCTCTTCGGTAAGCTGACAGAGCCGTACCACGATACTTTGGTGCTGCAGGATGGTACAGTGCTGGAAGTATCTGTGGTTCCCAATCATAAACAGGAGCTTTTGTTTCTTTACAGTCGCGTAAAGGATTAG
- the lon gene encoding endopeptidase La: MEESKVLSLPVLMLRDTVVFPRVVMPLSVGRGKSVSALEHAAKNDSCCKILLLTQVDGSIDNPSNDDLYRVGTVADVVQLLRLPDGVLKVLIKGENRAKVLNFIDGDDFLSAEVEVVEDDESITIDNKIEALKRSVLKEFDIWHKLSKKTQSEVVASAYEIKKLGHLSDIVASHLTISVEDKQKVMEEFCVVKRLDMVFGLVKLEISVLNAQKKIDDRVRSQVESTHKVYYLNEQLKAIQRELEESDGACCDSDSASEFEKKINTVSLSEEARERALSDLKRYKKMNLMSPEANIISSYLKWLLDLPWGKFKNTRIDMENSLKILNGNHYGMDKVKERVLEFLAVLKRVKKPKGPIICFVGPPGVGKTSLAKSIAEATGREFVRVSLGGIHDESEIRGHRRTYVGAMPGKIIKQLKQAKTCNPLFLLDEIDKVGSDYRGDPTAALLEVLDPDHNKHFVDNYLEVEFDLSNVMFVATANSLNMQKPLLDRMEAIQLSGYTEEEKLHIAKSHLIPSLRKEHGLRDKEWEISDGAIYDLMRFYTRESGVRNLKRELASLMRKGIKEILTDKTKTVTSLSITSDNIGKYAGVRKYDFGIIEKDSLVGVVTGLAYTDTGGDLLTIESVTMPGKGGVKYTGKLGEVMQESVKAAYSYVRSRCVGFGIKSRDFQVNDIHIHVPEGATPKDGPSAGIAMCTSIVSLMTGIPVKNTVAMTGEVTLRGRVLPIGGLKEKLLAALRGGITTAIIPSQNKKDIIELPESVTRCMEIVLVSSVDEVIQGALMGKIVPLSEDEVFVDKVPSVDEGGDCTLFN, translated from the coding sequence ATGGAAGAGAGTAAGGTTTTGTCGCTGCCTGTTTTGATGCTGCGGGACACTGTAGTCTTCCCCAGGGTCGTCATGCCCCTTTCCGTAGGTCGGGGTAAATCTGTAAGTGCCTTGGAGCATGCTGCCAAGAATGATAGTTGCTGTAAAATTCTACTCCTAACGCAAGTGGATGGCTCCATAGACAACCCGAGTAATGATGATCTGTACAGGGTTGGCACAGTCGCAGATGTGGTGCAATTGCTAAGGCTTCCTGATGGAGTGTTGAAGGTTCTGATTAAGGGCGAAAACAGAGCCAAGGTTCTGAATTTCATCGATGGTGATGATTTTTTGAGCGCGGAGGTTGAGGTTGTTGAGGATGATGAGAGCATAACCATAGACAACAAGATAGAAGCGCTGAAGCGTTCTGTGCTGAAGGAGTTCGATATATGGCACAAGCTCAGCAAAAAAACCCAGTCTGAGGTTGTTGCCTCCGCATATGAAATAAAAAAACTAGGGCACCTGTCCGATATTGTTGCATCCCACCTCACCATCAGCGTTGAAGATAAGCAGAAGGTGATGGAGGAGTTTTGCGTCGTCAAGCGCCTAGATATGGTTTTTGGCCTCGTGAAGCTAGAGATTAGCGTGCTCAATGCCCAAAAGAAGATTGATGATAGGGTAAGGTCGCAAGTTGAATCTACCCACAAGGTGTATTACCTAAACGAACAGCTCAAGGCCATACAGCGCGAACTGGAAGAAAGCGACGGTGCTTGCTGTGATAGCGACTCCGCGAGTGAGTTTGAGAAGAAGATAAACACCGTGTCTCTTTCTGAAGAGGCCAGGGAACGCGCCTTAAGCGACCTTAAGCGCTATAAAAAGATGAACTTGATGTCGCCTGAGGCTAACATCATTTCCAGCTATCTCAAGTGGCTGCTAGATCTCCCCTGGGGCAAGTTTAAGAATACCAGGATAGACATGGAGAATTCACTGAAAATTCTCAATGGGAACCACTATGGCATGGACAAAGTAAAGGAGCGGGTTTTGGAGTTTTTGGCTGTCCTCAAAAGGGTGAAAAAGCCAAAAGGCCCGATTATATGCTTTGTTGGGCCTCCAGGTGTGGGGAAGACTTCACTTGCAAAATCTATAGCAGAAGCCACTGGACGCGAGTTTGTCCGCGTATCCCTAGGTGGTATCCATGATGAGTCCGAAATACGTGGGCACCGCAGGACGTACGTTGGGGCAATGCCTGGGAAGATCATCAAACAGTTAAAGCAAGCGAAAACATGCAACCCTTTGTTTTTGCTAGATGAGATTGACAAGGTAGGATCTGATTATAGGGGTGATCCAACCGCCGCGCTGCTTGAAGTGCTCGATCCGGACCACAATAAGCACTTTGTGGATAACTATCTGGAGGTCGAGTTTGACCTTTCTAATGTGATGTTCGTTGCAACTGCAAACAGCCTTAATATGCAAAAGCCGCTGCTGGATCGCATGGAGGCTATACAGCTATCTGGTTACACCGAGGAAGAGAAGCTGCATATAGCTAAGTCACACCTGATTCCCAGCCTGCGCAAGGAACACGGTTTGCGCGACAAGGAGTGGGAAATCTCCGATGGGGCGATTTATGATCTCATGAGGTTCTACACCAGAGAGAGCGGAGTCAGGAACCTGAAGCGGGAGCTGGCTTCTCTTATGAGGAAGGGAATAAAGGAGATTTTAACTGATAAAACTAAGACCGTAACCAGCCTGTCTATAACCTCTGACAACATCGGCAAGTATGCGGGAGTGCGTAAGTATGATTTCGGCATTATAGAGAAGGACAGCCTGGTTGGTGTGGTCACAGGCCTTGCATACACCGACACCGGTGGGGACCTGCTTACTATAGAGTCTGTAACCATGCCGGGTAAGGGGGGCGTGAAGTATACCGGAAAGCTTGGCGAGGTTATGCAGGAATCTGTAAAAGCGGCCTATAGCTACGTTCGATCCAGGTGCGTAGGGTTTGGTATAAAGTCTAGGGATTTTCAAGTCAATGACATACACATCCACGTTCCCGAGGGGGCTACCCCCAAAGATGGGCCATCTGCCGGCATTGCGATGTGCACTTCTATAGTCTCACTCATGACGGGTATCCCCGTGAAGAATACCGTAGCTATGACCGGCGAGGTTACACTGAGGGGTAGGGTGTTGCCCATAGGTGGCTTGAAGGAAAAGTTGCTGGCCGCGCTGCGTGGTGGGATTACAACTGCTATAATTCCTAGCCAGAATAAGAAAGACATTATCGAGCTTCCGGAAAGCGTCACTCGGTGCATGGAAATAGTGCTGGTCTCTAGCGTTGATGAGGTGATACAGGGCGCCCTCATGGGCAAGATTGTCCCGTTGAGCGAGGATGAGGTGTTTGTAGACAAGGTCCCCAGCGTTGATGAAGGGGGGGACTGCACCCTGTTCAACTAG
- the rpsD gene encoding 30S ribosomal protein S4 produces the protein MVAVVERKYRASRRLGVNLWGRSKDPFNTRNYPPGQHGSMGYKKLSSFGKQFAAHQKFKCYYAMSSRQLRNTFLRAYNRKGDTGDNLVGALESRLAVVVYSAGFVPTIFSARQLVSHKHVTVNGKVVNIPSFSVKPGDVVQIRERASELPMVLAAIQSQERRVPDHLEVDTEQRSARYLRVPKYCEVPYPANMEVNLVVEFYSG, from the coding sequence ATAGTGGCAGTTGTAGAGAGAAAGTACAGGGCAAGTCGTAGATTGGGGGTGAACCTTTGGGGGAGGTCTAAAGATCCCTTTAATACGAGGAATTATCCCCCTGGCCAGCATGGGAGCATGGGGTATAAGAAGCTCTCTAGTTTCGGTAAACAGTTCGCAGCGCACCAGAAGTTTAAGTGTTACTACGCAATGTCGAGCAGACAGCTGAGAAATACGTTCCTCAGGGCCTACAACAGGAAGGGTGATACTGGTGATAACTTGGTTGGGGCGTTGGAATCCAGGCTTGCTGTGGTTGTGTACAGCGCGGGTTTTGTACCTACCATATTTTCTGCCAGGCAGTTAGTTTCCCACAAGCACGTTACTGTAAATGGAAAAGTGGTGAATATACCCAGCTTTTCAGTCAAACCCGGTGATGTTGTGCAGATAAGAGAGCGGGCGTCTGAACTTCCCATGGTGCTTGCTGCCATACAGTCCCAAGAAAGGCGTGTTCCAGATCATCTGGAAGTTGACACGGAGCAGCGCTCTGCCCGTTATCTCAGGGTACCCAAATATTGTGAGGTTCCTTATCCTGCTAATATGGAAGTGAATTTGGTTGTTGAGTTCTATTCCGGATAA